A genomic segment from Vagococcus zengguangii encodes:
- the anmK gene encoding anhydro-N-acetylmuramic acid kinase AnmK: MEYAIGLMSGTSLDGIDVALVEIKPDDLTFYRLHDFISVPLTLEMKQSIKEALAPETSDVRQLCSLNFELGYLFADAVKTLCDKHGLATASLNFIASHGQTVYHLPDALPGLIPSTLQIGESSVIAEMTGTMVVSDFRYRDMAANGQGAPIVPFSEYILYRTENTQRILQNIGGISNATIIPAGASLEQVLAFDTGPGNMIIDELCRHFYQTEYDADGAYAAAGQVNQALLATFMSHPFIQKVGPKTTGREEFGQQYVEELLQTFPNVSANDWLHTATLFTAKAISTSLAPLIEGQCELIVGGGGSYNATLIAMLQAELPNVKVMIQEDLGHSSEAKEAMAMVVLGHHTLHRLPSNVPSATGASHPVILGKVTY, translated from the coding sequence ATGGAATATGCGATTGGCTTAATGTCAGGCACTTCATTAGATGGAATTGACGTGGCATTAGTTGAAATTAAACCAGATGACTTAACGTTTTATCGTTTGCATGATTTTATTTCGGTGCCGTTGACTCTGGAGATGAAACAATCTATTAAAGAAGCACTCGCACCGGAAACATCCGATGTACGTCAATTATGTAGCTTAAATTTTGAATTAGGCTATTTATTTGCAGATGCGGTTAAGACATTATGTGATAAACATGGATTAGCGACCGCCTCTCTGAATTTTATTGCGTCTCATGGGCAAACGGTCTATCATTTACCAGACGCGTTGCCAGGTTTGATTCCCTCCACCTTGCAAATTGGTGAATCAAGCGTGATTGCTGAAATGACAGGAACAATGGTTGTGTCTGATTTTCGTTATCGAGATATGGCGGCTAATGGTCAGGGAGCACCAATTGTACCATTTTCTGAATATATTTTGTATCGGACAGAGAATACACAGCGTATCTTACAAAATATTGGCGGTATTTCGAATGCAACCATTATTCCAGCAGGTGCGAGTCTTGAACAGGTCCTGGCGTTTGATACGGGACCGGGTAATATGATTATAGATGAACTCTGTCGTCATTTTTATCAAACCGAGTATGATGCAGACGGAGCGTATGCAGCAGCAGGACAAGTGAATCAAGCATTACTGGCTACTTTTATGTCGCATCCATTCATCCAAAAAGTTGGACCTAAAACTACGGGGCGTGAAGAATTTGGGCAACAGTATGTTGAAGAATTACTTCAAACATTCCCGAATGTCTCAGCCAACGATTGGTTACATACGGCAACACTTTTTACGGCGAAAGCGATTAGTACCTCATTAGCACCGTTAATTGAGGGGCAGTGTGAGTTGATTGTTGGTGGTGGGGGTAGTTATAATGCGACCTTAATCGCCATGTTACAGGCAGAATTACCAAATGTGAAGGTGATGATTCAAGAAGATTTAGGCCACTCTTCTGAAGCTAAAGAAGCGATGGCGATGGTGGTATTAGGTCATCATACCTTACACCGTTTGCCAAGTAATGTTCCTAGCGCAACGGGCGCTAGTCATCCAGTTATTTTAGGAAAAGTTACGTATTAA
- a CDS encoding glycoside hydrolase family 1 protein has translation MNRIYWGGATASSQYEGAYEEGKGLDTQDCRPYLPRTSNATTTTRLLTQAVIDEAKASTDQFYPFRKGSLGVEHCQEDIELLAELGLDIYRFSISWARLFPTGEESTPNQAGVDYYDQVFKLLKEKNIKVFLTMNHYAVPLAIVENYRGWTNKKTIALYVKFAEFVFKRWGDYVDFWLPFNEINAGYFSPYNGVGLVKLEEAGYKFQDVFQSLHHQFVASARVIKLGRELGLRGEFGAMVSCFCYYPNTTKPEDNLKMVQDEQVNQWFCMDVLSNGVYPYYMQPFFKQHDVVLETTEEELALLKEHTCDFVSFSYYSSAISSVTEEGQQTAGNLVVTTKNPHLKASEWGWQIDPIGLRTTLHKVYDRYQKPVMIAENGFGAHDELTTTGEIHDDYRIAYFKEHFDEILAAQSEGVDIRAYFAWGIIDIVSAGSCEMGKRYGVIYVDADNQGHGTYNRYKKDSFYWYQNFIKEQHQSE, from the coding sequence ATGAATAGAATTTATTGGGGTGGTGCGACTGCCTCTAGTCAATATGAAGGCGCTTATGAAGAGGGAAAAGGGTTAGACACACAAGATTGTCGTCCTTATTTACCGAGAACTTCCAATGCAACAACGACCACTCGTTTATTAACGCAAGCCGTTATTGATGAAGCAAAGGCGTCTACTGACCAGTTTTATCCTTTTAGAAAAGGAAGTTTAGGGGTTGAGCATTGTCAGGAAGATATCGAACTATTAGCAGAGTTAGGTTTAGATATCTATCGTTTTTCAATCAGTTGGGCACGTTTATTTCCAACCGGTGAAGAATCAACTCCTAATCAAGCTGGCGTCGACTATTATGATCAAGTCTTTAAGTTATTAAAAGAAAAAAACATCAAAGTATTTTTAACAATGAATCACTACGCAGTGCCGTTAGCGATTGTTGAAAATTATCGTGGATGGACGAACAAAAAAACGATTGCGTTATATGTTAAATTTGCTGAGTTTGTCTTTAAGCGTTGGGGCGATTATGTTGATTTCTGGTTGCCGTTTAATGAAATCAATGCAGGGTATTTTAGTCCTTATAATGGGGTAGGCTTAGTTAAGCTTGAAGAAGCAGGTTATAAATTTCAAGATGTCTTCCAAAGTCTTCATCATCAATTCGTAGCGAGTGCGCGTGTGATAAAATTAGGACGTGAGCTAGGATTACGCGGTGAATTTGGCGCAATGGTGTCATGTTTTTGCTATTATCCTAATACAACTAAACCTGAAGATAATTTGAAAATGGTTCAAGATGAACAAGTCAATCAATGGTTTTGCATGGATGTGTTATCAAATGGCGTTTATCCTTATTATATGCAACCATTCTTCAAGCAACATGACGTTGTCCTAGAAACAACGGAAGAAGAATTAGCTTTATTAAAAGAGCATACGTGTGATTTTGTGTCCTTCTCGTATTACTCTTCAGCTATTAGCTCAGTGACAGAAGAGGGGCAACAAACAGCTGGTAATCTGGTGGTGACCACAAAGAACCCCCATCTAAAAGCTAGCGAGTGGGGATGGCAAATCGATCCGATTGGTTTAAGAACAACCTTACACAAAGTCTACGATCGTTATCAAAAGCCGGTTATGATTGCCGAAAATGGCTTTGGTGCACATGATGAATTAACCACTACTGGTGAAATTCACGACGATTACCGAATTGCTTACTTTAAAGAGCATTTTGATGAAATTTTAGCGGCTCAATCTGAAGGCGTAGATATTCGAGCTTACTTTGCTTGGGGAATCATTGATATTGTTTCAGCAGGAAGTTGTGAGATGGGTAAACGTTACGGCGTTATTTATGTCGATGCTGATAATCAAGGTCATGGCACGTATAATCGTTACAAGAAAGATAGTTTCTATTGGTATCAAAACTTTATTAAAGAACAACATCAGTCTGAATAA
- a CDS encoding flavodoxin, producing the protein MTLVKIAYASNTGNTEGISEHLEEAFEALEMEVVREIADDIDEDFFEDADIAVVATFTDGDGELPTDFEEFYEDIEEVDLSGKVFGVVGSGDSELYADYFCEAANMFEQMLVKTGAKKGAETLKIENDADDDDIEAIKAFAKQLVEATN; encoded by the coding sequence ATGACATTAGTAAAAATCGCTTACGCATCAAATACTGGGAATACGGAAGGCATCTCAGAACATTTAGAAGAAGCCTTTGAAGCATTAGAAATGGAAGTTGTTAGAGAAATCGCTGATGATATCGATGAAGATTTCTTTGAGGATGCAGATATTGCCGTGGTTGCTACATTCACTGATGGTGACGGTGAATTACCAACTGATTTTGAAGAATTTTATGAAGATATCGAAGAGGTTGATTTAAGTGGGAAAGTCTTTGGCGTTGTTGGTAGTGGAGATAGCGAACTGTATGCAGATTACTTCTGTGAGGCAGCAAATATGTTTGAACAAATGTTAGTCAAGACAGGTGCTAAAAAAGGTGCTGAAACGTTAAAAATAGAAAACGATGCCGATGATGATGATATCGAAGCAATTAAAGCTTTTGCTAAACAATTAGTTGAAGCTACTAATTAA
- a CDS encoding N-acetylglucosamine kinase, whose product MKYIMGVDCGGTKTEAIAYDKKGHVLKQTVTGFGNLVIAYEQALGHIKEAVTTLFQELGQENCQHIVLGIAGIDAGGLKERVQADLQGWPCPVTLMNDGQLAQYAILKGANGAIIIAGTGSVMIGRVENQWYRVGGWGHLFGDDGSAYGIARAAIQQCLAEYDQGQEPSALSQAVLNFFKVGDVLALTRQVYAMNKGQIAEVAVVVADLAATNQDAQRLLVEAGQALAQQVSQLASKMSDNQGPFNIGLNGSVIEKNPLVYQAFNDYLAEHFNQDYQLIKKTASCASGAYYYQKRMEAK is encoded by the coding sequence ATGAAGTACATAATGGGCGTTGACTGTGGTGGTACGAAAACCGAAGCGATTGCTTATGATAAAAAGGGCCACGTCCTAAAACAAACGGTGACAGGGTTTGGCAATTTAGTAATTGCTTACGAACAAGCGTTGGGACATATTAAAGAAGCAGTCACCACTTTGTTTCAAGAACTAGGACAAGAAAATTGTCAGCATATTGTGTTAGGGATTGCGGGTATTGATGCGGGTGGCTTAAAAGAACGTGTACAAGCTGATTTACAAGGTTGGCCATGTCCAGTGACTTTAATGAATGATGGACAATTAGCGCAATATGCGATTTTAAAAGGAGCTAACGGTGCGATTATTATTGCTGGAACAGGTTCGGTCATGATTGGTCGAGTTGAAAATCAGTGGTATCGTGTTGGTGGTTGGGGTCATTTATTTGGTGATGACGGTAGTGCTTACGGCATTGCCCGAGCTGCAATACAGCAGTGCTTAGCTGAATATGATCAGGGACAAGAGCCTAGTGCTTTGAGTCAAGCCGTCTTAAATTTTTTCAAAGTGGGGGATGTGTTGGCGTTAACCCGTCAAGTCTATGCAATGAACAAAGGGCAAATTGCTGAAGTTGCGGTCGTAGTGGCTGATTTGGCTGCAACTAATCAAGATGCTCAACGACTGCTAGTTGAAGCGGGCCAAGCATTAGCACAACAAGTCAGTCAATTAGCTAGCAAAATGTCAGACAATCAGGGCCCTTTTAATATTGGCTTAAATGGCTCAGTTATCGAAAAAAATCCGCTAGTTTACCAAGCATTTAATGACTATTTAGCGGAGCACTTTAATCAAGACTATCAATTAATTAAAAAAACTGCCTCATGTGCTAGTGGGGCATACTATTATCAAAAAAGGATGGAAGCAAAATGA
- a CDS encoding DUF871 domain-containing protein, with the protein MRKLGVSIYPNHSSVEEIKAYLDLAASYQFKRVFTCLLSVDAEKKDKIVEEFTETINYATSLGMEVIADVSPKVFNELGISYNDLSFFKEIGADGIRLDMGFTGNEESIMTFNPQDLLIELNISSGTRYLENIISYQANTSNLLGCHNFYPHRYTGLSYKHFIETTKVYKEHGIRTAAFVNSPSASIGPWPVEEGLCTLEMHREWPITTQAKHLWATELIDDVIIANAFASEEELKALSEISPYQLTLDCILNEETPELERKIVLEEFHFNRGDVSDYVIRSTQSRVKYKGHHFAPFNTPNMQTGDIIVETSLYAHYAGELQVALLPMENSGKTNVVGQITKADQQLLPYIKPWQKFQFREVK; encoded by the coding sequence ATGAGAAAATTAGGTGTATCAATTTATCCGAATCACAGCAGTGTTGAAGAAATTAAAGCATATTTAGATTTAGCGGCTAGCTATCAATTTAAACGTGTGTTTACGTGTTTATTATCAGTTGACGCCGAGAAGAAAGATAAAATTGTAGAAGAATTTACTGAAACTATCAACTATGCAACCAGTTTGGGGATGGAAGTCATTGCCGATGTGAGTCCGAAAGTTTTTAATGAATTAGGAATTAGCTACAATGATTTGTCCTTCTTTAAAGAAATTGGCGCTGATGGTATTCGTTTAGATATGGGCTTCACTGGTAATGAAGAATCGATTATGACGTTTAACCCACAAGACTTATTAATTGAGTTAAATATTAGTTCGGGGACTAGATATTTAGAAAATATTATTAGTTATCAAGCTAATACGTCTAATTTATTAGGTTGTCATAATTTTTATCCACATCGCTACACGGGTCTAAGCTATAAACATTTTATTGAGACAACAAAAGTTTATAAAGAACATGGTATTCGTACGGCGGCGTTTGTTAATTCACCAAGTGCTTCGATTGGACCTTGGCCAGTTGAGGAAGGGTTATGTACGCTAGAGATGCACCGTGAGTGGCCGATTACCACTCAGGCGAAGCATTTATGGGCAACTGAATTAATTGATGATGTGATTATTGCCAATGCGTTTGCTTCTGAAGAAGAATTAAAGGCCTTGAGTGAAATTTCGCCTTACCAATTGACGTTAGATTGTATTCTTAATGAAGAAACGCCTGAATTAGAGCGTAAGATTGTCTTAGAAGAATTTCACTTTAACCGTGGAGACGTGTCGGATTATGTGATTCGTTCGACTCAAAGTCGTGTGAAATATAAAGGCCATCATTTTGCACCGTTCAACACACCGAATATGCAAACAGGTGACATTATTGTGGAAACATCTTTATATGCTCATTATGCAGGTGAATTGCAAGTGGCACTTTTACCTATGGAAAACTCAGGTAAAACCAATGTGGTCGGTCAAATTACTAAAGCGGACCAACAATTATTGCCGTATATTAAACCATGGCAAAAATTTCAATTTAGAGAAGTGAAGTAA
- a CDS encoding GNAT family N-acetyltransferase, translating to MNIIITQNTHSQTYQDALSIRRDVFVEEQHIPETIEIDHLETLCQHVVLYSDDHQPIATTRILPLDETTWKIQRVAVKKAWRGQTMGQQLLQSITDLAYEQGITCLTLNAQQPSIGFYQALGYQTYGEVFSEAGIPHQAMKRLLN from the coding sequence ATGAACATTATCATAACCCAAAATACGCATTCTCAAACCTATCAAGATGCCTTATCCATTAGGCGTGATGTTTTTGTCGAAGAACAACACATACCCGAAACAATTGAAATTGATCACTTGGAAACGTTATGCCAACATGTGGTGCTATACTCAGATGATCATCAACCGATTGCAACCACAAGAATTCTCCCACTGGATGAAACGACTTGGAAAATTCAGCGTGTTGCAGTAAAAAAAGCATGGCGCGGACAAACAATGGGGCAACAACTACTACAGTCCATCACTGATTTAGCATACGAACAAGGAATTACGTGCTTAACACTCAACGCCCAACAACCTTCTATTGGTTTTTACCAAGCTCTTGGTTATCAAACATACGGAGAAGTTTTTTCGGAAGCAGGGATCCCACACCAAGCAATGAAACGCTTACTAAATTAA
- a CDS encoding VOC family protein, translating into MKIEHIGLWVADLEKMKHFYETFFNAQVGELYHNQTTGFRSYFLSFETGGRLEIMNREDITSPASEALGYAHLALEVGDQQAVDQKVQQLVAAGYSLLNGPRTTGDGYYEAVIADPENNLIEIMASY; encoded by the coding sequence ATGAAAATAGAACACATTGGCCTATGGGTCGCTGATTTAGAAAAAATGAAGCACTTTTACGAAACGTTCTTTAATGCCCAAGTTGGCGAACTATATCATAATCAAACGACGGGTTTCCGCTCTTATTTCTTATCTTTTGAAACAGGTGGCCGTTTAGAAATTATGAACCGTGAAGATATCACATCGCCTGCTTCTGAAGCATTAGGGTACGCTCACTTGGCACTCGAAGTCGGTGATCAACAAGCAGTGGATCAAAAGGTGCAACAGTTAGTCGCGGCTGGTTATTCGCTATTAAACGGTCCGCGAACAACCGGTGATGGCTATTATGAAGCGGTGATTGCCGATCCAGAAAACAATTTAATCGAAATTATGGCAAGTTATTAA
- a CDS encoding DUF1667 domain-containing protein, whose translation MADIICIVCPKGCHLQVDEENGYKVTGNNCKKGVVYGQQELINPVRTITSTCKITHAMLPRVPVKTTEAIPKGKMMDVMHQINHIELEAPVHIGDVIIENVSDTGINVVACRDMEAVQ comes from the coding sequence ATGGCGGATATCATTTGTATCGTCTGTCCTAAAGGTTGTCACCTACAAGTCGATGAAGAAAACGGTTATAAAGTGACAGGAAATAATTGTAAAAAAGGGGTTGTCTATGGTCAACAAGAATTAATTAATCCTGTGCGCACGATTACTTCAACATGTAAAATAACGCATGCCATGTTACCACGTGTGCCAGTCAAAACAACGGAAGCTATACCAAAAGGGAAAATGATGGATGTGATGCATCAAATTAATCATATCGAACTTGAAGCACCGGTTCATATTGGTGATGTAATTATCGAAAATGTTTCAGATACTGGCATTAATGTGGTTGCATGTCGTGATATGGAAGCCGTACAATAG
- the asnB gene encoding asparagine synthase (glutamine-hydrolyzing), with protein MCGIVGFVSPKINYDQDAVLTEMKNRIIHRGPNSEGEYIDDQAALGFRRLSIIDLEGGTQPIYNETNTKVITFNGEIYNYQALREQLIAAGHVFSTSADTEVILHGYEEWGTNVVKKLRGMFAFVIWDKETNELFGARDHFGIKPFYYYHENETFIYGSEIKSFLPHPAFKKELNKRALRSYLTFQYPALNDETFFKNVFKLPEGHFFILYNNELTIKKYWDADFTKKEKKSRQEWIETIDEAVHESIQTHTVSDVEVASFLSSGVDSSYVASVLRPSMTYSIGFDDKTYNEASEARRLTDALGLNNTAAVIDGDMAFKYFPAIQYHLDEPDSNPSCVPLYFLSHLASKKHRVVLSGEGADELFAGYQSYGFLTKSKAIRVATQVLKKLPRNARYSLSNVLEKAGNFPGKAHVVTSLGDASKHFIGQAKIFDENEVADYLQDDYLNGPTVNDIMAVHFKAARPIKSEINKMQYVDFHQFMAKDILLKADKMSMAHSLELRVPLLDTKLLEVAQVIPDKYLINQHNSKEVFREAANKHIPTDWGNREKLGFPVPIKQWLREEKIYNELKSLFTSDTAAEFFNTAAIVKLLDDHYNNQADVQRKIWTIYTFLVWYNVYFENEGLPYTDTSNLDLNEY; from the coding sequence ATGTGTGGTATTGTCGGCTTTGTTAGCCCAAAAATAAACTATGATCAAGATGCCGTTTTAACTGAAATGAAAAATAGAATTATCCATCGCGGACCTAATAGCGAGGGTGAATATATTGATGACCAAGCAGCTCTAGGATTCCGACGTCTAAGTATCATTGACTTAGAAGGTGGAACACAGCCTATCTATAATGAAACAAATACAAAAGTTATTACTTTTAACGGAGAAATTTATAACTACCAAGCATTACGTGAACAATTAATTGCAGCGGGACACGTCTTCTCAACTTCTGCCGATACCGAAGTTATTTTACACGGTTATGAAGAATGGGGAACTAACGTGGTTAAAAAATTACGCGGAATGTTTGCCTTTGTCATTTGGGACAAAGAAACAAACGAATTATTTGGCGCGCGTGACCATTTTGGGATTAAACCCTTTTACTACTATCATGAAAATGAAACGTTTATTTATGGTTCAGAAATCAAGAGTTTCTTACCTCATCCAGCGTTTAAAAAAGAATTAAATAAACGTGCATTACGTTCTTATTTAACCTTCCAATATCCAGCGCTAAATGATGAAACGTTTTTCAAAAATGTCTTCAAATTACCTGAAGGCCATTTCTTCATTTTATACAACAATGAATTAACAATTAAAAAATACTGGGATGCTGATTTTACTAAAAAAGAAAAAAAATCACGTCAAGAATGGATTGAAACCATCGACGAAGCCGTTCATGAATCAATTCAAACGCACACCGTTAGTGACGTTGAAGTCGCTTCATTCCTATCAAGTGGGGTTGACTCAAGTTACGTTGCTTCTGTTCTACGTCCAAGTATGACGTACTCAATCGGTTTTGATGACAAAACTTATAATGAAGCAAGTGAAGCTCGTCGTTTAACCGATGCCTTAGGATTGAATAACACAGCGGCCGTTATTGATGGCGATATGGCTTTCAAGTATTTCCCAGCCATTCAATATCATTTAGATGAGCCTGATTCAAATCCGTCATGTGTTCCTCTTTACTTCTTATCACACTTAGCGTCTAAGAAACATCGCGTGGTGTTATCAGGTGAAGGTGCGGATGAATTATTTGCGGGTTATCAATCTTATGGTTTCTTAACCAAATCAAAAGCGATTCGTGTAGCCACACAAGTCTTGAAAAAATTACCAAGAAACGCGCGCTATTCTTTATCTAATGTGTTAGAAAAAGCTGGCAATTTCCCAGGTAAAGCTCATGTCGTAACGTCACTAGGTGATGCAAGTAAACACTTTATTGGCCAAGCTAAAATTTTCGATGAAAATGAAGTGGCTGACTATTTACAAGATGATTACTTAAACGGTCCAACGGTTAACGATATTATGGCCGTTCACTTCAAAGCTGCTAGACCTATTAAGAGTGAAATCAATAAAATGCAATATGTTGACTTCCATCAATTCATGGCAAAAGATATCTTGCTAAAAGCAGATAAAATGTCAATGGCGCATTCCTTAGAACTACGTGTACCATTATTAGATACAAAATTATTAGAAGTGGCGCAAGTGATTCCTGATAAGTATTTAATTAACCAACATAACAGTAAAGAAGTTTTCCGTGAAGCAGCCAATAAACATATTCCAACCGACTGGGGTAACCGTGAAAAATTAGGCTTCCCGGTTCCTATTAAACAATGGTTACGTGAAGAAAAAATTTATAATGAATTAAAATCATTATTCACATCAGACACAGCCGCTGAGTTTTTCAACACCGCTGCGATTGTTAAATTATTAGATGATCACTACAATAATCAAGCGGACGTTCAACGTAAAATTTGGACAATCTATACGTTCTTAGTTTGGTATAATGTTTACTTCGAAAACGAAGGCTTACCATATACGGATACAAGCAACTTAGATTTAAACGAATATTAA
- a CDS encoding Cof-type HAD-IIB family hydrolase: MTTIKAIVLDIDGTLFTSDRQISAKTKQTLLDAQSQGIKVIVASGRPTNGMRHIAKELELAKHHGFLASYNGSRVIDMTNEEVVFDRAIEITIAKEILKHLETFDVIPMINDDTTMYVHDVFNHTITMEDGELFNIIQYEARGGNFLLAEKSSLADFVNFPVNKLLIAGDPDYLAQHHQDIYAPFLEQVTGTFSAPFYFEFTAKNIDKAAALAAVLEPLDIKRHEVIAFGDGLNDLTMLEYAGIGVAMGNAKEEVKAVAQYITQSNDEDGIAHALEKFLN, translated from the coding sequence ATGACCACTATTAAAGCGATTGTCCTCGATATTGACGGGACGTTATTTACAAGCGACCGTCAGATTTCAGCCAAAACTAAACAAACCTTATTAGACGCTCAATCCCAAGGAATCAAAGTGATTGTGGCTTCTGGTCGACCAACCAATGGTATGCGTCACATTGCAAAAGAATTAGAGTTAGCCAAGCACCACGGCTTTCTAGCTTCTTATAATGGTTCACGGGTGATTGATATGACCAACGAAGAAGTGGTTTTTGATCGCGCGATTGAGATTACAATAGCCAAAGAAATTCTTAAGCATTTAGAAACATTTGATGTTATTCCGATGATTAATGACGACACGACAATGTATGTTCATGATGTCTTCAATCACACCATTACAATGGAAGATGGAGAACTGTTTAATATCATTCAATATGAAGCACGCGGTGGTAATTTCTTATTAGCTGAGAAATCTAGCTTAGCCGACTTTGTAAACTTCCCCGTGAATAAACTGTTAATTGCTGGTGATCCGGACTACTTAGCACAACATCACCAAGACATCTATGCACCGTTTTTAGAGCAAGTTACTGGTACTTTTTCCGCACCATTTTATTTTGAATTTACTGCTAAAAACATTGATAAAGCTGCCGCTCTAGCTGCTGTTTTAGAACCATTAGACATTAAACGACACGAAGTGATAGCTTTTGGTGATGGATTAAATGATTTAACCATGCTAGAATATGCTGGTATTGGTGTGGCTATGGGTAACGCCAAAGAAGAAGTAAAAGCCGTTGCACAATATATTACCCAATCTAACGATGAGGACGGCATTGCCCACGCTTTGGAAAAATTTCTTAACTAA
- a CDS encoding PTS sugar transporter subunit IIC: protein MLDKFTAFIETNLAGPMAKLANQRHLRAIRDGIIATLPLIIIGSFFLIVAFPPLPESWGITQFLQENAATILLPYRMTMYIMSLYATFGIGASLSKTYGLDVISGGILATIAFLLTFVPVNIPAEAADAAGAVGFVLPMANLGGGGMFVAIITSIIAVEIYRIMDKSKFKITMPEQVPPSVARSFESLTPTLVVILGMATITYFLGFDWHTAIAKVVTPLVSAADSLPSVLLLIFLITFFWVFGIHGVSIIGSVARPLWLQLLDGNTAAQAAGETLPNIAAEPFFQWFIWIGGSGCTIGLAILLAFVAKSKYGSKLGKAVIMPSIFNINEPVIFGVPIVLNPVLMIPFMITPMICATIAWFVTKAGLVNPVTVTAPWTLPGPIGAFLATGGDWRAAVLNIVLIIVSVICYYPFVKIYDRNELAKENGTAQ from the coding sequence ATGTTAGACAAATTTACAGCTTTTATCGAAACGAATCTAGCTGGGCCGATGGCAAAATTAGCGAATCAACGTCACTTAAGAGCGATTCGTGACGGGATTATCGCTACTTTACCCTTAATTATTATCGGATCATTTTTCTTAATTGTCGCTTTCCCACCACTTCCTGAATCATGGGGAATCACACAATTCTTACAAGAAAATGCAGCAACTATTTTATTACCTTATCGTATGACGATGTATATCATGTCACTATATGCAACCTTTGGAATTGGGGCTAGCTTATCTAAAACATATGGCTTAGATGTTATCTCTGGTGGTATCCTAGCGACAATTGCTTTCTTATTAACCTTTGTTCCAGTTAACATTCCAGCTGAAGCTGCTGATGCTGCTGGTGCTGTTGGTTTTGTTTTACCGATGGCTAACTTAGGTGGTGGCGGTATGTTCGTAGCGATTATTACTTCAATCATCGCCGTTGAAATTTATCGCATCATGGACAAATCTAAATTCAAAATTACGATGCCTGAACAAGTACCGCCTTCAGTTGCACGTTCATTTGAATCATTAACACCGACTTTAGTTGTTATTTTAGGTATGGCTACTATCACTTACTTCTTAGGTTTCGACTGGCATACAGCAATTGCGAAAGTCGTTACACCATTAGTTAGTGCTGCGGATAGCTTACCAAGTGTGTTACTATTAATTTTCTTAATTACTTTCTTCTGGGTATTTGGGATTCATGGTGTATCAATTATCGGATCAGTCGCTCGTCCTTTATGGTTACAATTATTGGATGGTAATACAGCTGCTCAAGCAGCGGGTGAAACATTACCAAATATTGCGGCTGAGCCTTTCTTCCAATGGTTCATCTGGATTGGTGGTTCTGGTTGTACCATCGGTTTAGCTATTTTATTAGCCTTCGTTGCGAAATCAAAATATGGTTCTAAACTTGGTAAAGCCGTTATTATGCCATCAATTTTCAACATCAACGAACCGGTTATCTTTGGTGTGCCGATTGTATTAAACCCCGTCTTAATGATTCCATTCATGATAACACCAATGATTTGTGCGACCATCGCTTGGTTTGTTACAAAAGCTGGTTTAGTTAACCCCGTAACAGTCACAGCTCCTTGGACTTTACCTGGACCAATCGGTGCTTTCTTAGCAACTGGTGGTGACTGGCGTGCAGCCGTCCTAAACATTGTCTTAATTATCGTTTCTGTAATTTGTTACTACCCATTCGTTAAAATTTACGATCGTAACGAATTAGCCAAAGAAAACGGAACAGCACAATAA